In Hymenobacter aquaticus, a single window of DNA contains:
- a CDS encoding DUF2079 domain-containing protein, whose product MLTRFASASFSRRQQRAWLAGIVGFFALCYVLLAVVNHYNFRTFAYDLGIYNQAMWDYAHLRWNANSLMRYNNLLGDHFVLLQLLWSPLYWVLGSYTLVVVQIAAVLVGGYGAYRLHLLRTGRTQTTAALGLLAQYFSIWGIFSALAFDYHDNVVAAMLLPWLFYFFEQDRRWTAAGVALLMLISKENMALWLVFVGLGLAWLHWRRRDRVAVALGMAAVAAVYFVLVIKVAIPAIGEGRGFYYQQNYAAIGTTSAQVLHTVFTRPGFVLGMLFQNVPYSQFGDWIKVELHLMVLLSGGFALLRRPAYLLMLAPIYAQKLLSAEIAHWGINYQYSIEYVPVISAALGHMLIGTTPRQAARWAWLAAFVTLATTIVSMEIRVSKWHDKSLSQFYLPRHYRRGFDVGEVYKGLALIPDDAAISVLSPLAPHLAFRPYVFPFPYVANANYIAVLRHDNPYPISEEELETKIRNYQQSGEWQTVYDQEPLVILKRIHPKPTPARRYFELRSTEQAVAP is encoded by the coding sequence ATGCTTACCCGCTTTGCTTCGGCCAGCTTTTCCCGTCGTCAGCAGCGCGCTTGGCTTGCCGGAATCGTGGGCTTCTTCGCGCTGTGCTACGTGCTGCTGGCCGTAGTTAACCACTACAATTTCCGCACGTTTGCCTACGACCTGGGAATTTACAACCAGGCCATGTGGGACTACGCCCATCTGCGCTGGAATGCCAACTCGCTGATGCGCTACAACAACCTGCTCGGCGACCATTTCGTGCTGCTGCAGCTGCTCTGGTCGCCGCTGTACTGGGTGCTGGGCTCCTACACGCTGGTCGTGGTGCAGATTGCGGCGGTGCTGGTGGGTGGCTACGGGGCCTACCGGCTGCATCTGCTGCGCACCGGCCGCACCCAGACCACGGCCGCGCTGGGTCTGCTGGCGCAGTATTTCAGCATCTGGGGCATCTTTTCGGCCCTGGCCTTCGACTACCACGACAACGTGGTGGCGGCCATGCTGCTGCCGTGGCTGTTCTACTTCTTCGAGCAGGATCGGCGCTGGACGGCGGCGGGTGTGGCCCTGCTTATGCTCATCAGCAAGGAAAACATGGCCCTCTGGCTGGTGTTTGTGGGCCTGGGCCTGGCGTGGCTGCACTGGCGCCGCCGCGACCGGGTGGCCGTGGCCCTGGGCATGGCGGCCGTGGCGGCCGTGTACTTTGTGCTGGTCATTAAAGTGGCTATTCCGGCTATTGGCGAAGGCCGGGGCTTTTACTACCAGCAGAATTACGCGGCCATCGGCACCACGTCGGCGCAGGTGCTGCACACCGTGTTTACCCGCCCCGGCTTCGTGCTGGGCATGCTGTTTCAGAACGTACCCTACAGCCAGTTTGGCGACTGGATCAAGGTGGAGCTGCACCTGATGGTGCTGCTTTCGGGTGGCTTTGCCTTGCTGCGCCGCCCGGCCTACCTGCTGATGCTGGCCCCGATTTACGCTCAAAAACTACTATCGGCCGAAATTGCGCATTGGGGCATCAACTATCAGTACTCCATTGAATACGTGCCCGTTATCAGCGCCGCGCTGGGCCACATGCTCATTGGCACCACGCCCCGGCAGGCCGCACGCTGGGCCTGGCTGGCGGCTTTCGTGACCCTGGCCACCACCATCGTGTCGATGGAAATCCGGGTGTCGAAGTGGCACGACAAGAGTTTGTCGCAGTTTTACCTGCCCCGCCACTACCGGCGCGGGTTCGACGTGGGCGAAGTGTACAAAGGCCTGGCGCTGATTCCGGACGACGCGGCCATCAGCGTGTTGTCGCCGCTGGCCCCGCACCTGGCGTTCCGGCCCTACGTTTTCCCGTTCCCGTACGTGGCCAATGCCAACTACATTGCCGTGCTGCGCCACGATAACCCCTACCCCATTTCGGAGGAAGAGTTGGAAACCAAGATCCGGAATTACCAGCAGTCGGGTGAGTGGCAGACGGTGTACGACCAAGAGCCCCTGGTGATTCTGAAGCGGATTCACCCCAAGCCGACGCCGGCCCGGCGCTACTTTGAGCTTCGCTCGACGGAGCAGGCCGTAGCGCCGTAG
- a CDS encoding ArnT family glycosyltransferase — MKLPLLDGHSVPRWFWPLLLGLNLLLHAPFFNQPPNSVHVWRQSNTMAVARNLYEEDMNLLRPRVDRRNESDGVTGMQFPSYEWLVAVGYKALGFHEAIPRVVTWLIFAAGVVAFFGLVRLLTGSRWLAAVGAWGLSWSPELFYHSINALPDILALSASIAGLYFFLRWYQGRAGIHFWLSLGLTTLAGMTKLQYLVVGFPIAVLILRDLWQRRLSWRRDAAPLVLFALVAVGCTLAWYAYAVRLIETSGLADFGLELRPATDLGVAIKTLTHNIISDIPELLINYGNFALLLIGLFAIGRGRYYRSAWFGPVLVWALALLAYHLIELRQMSVHQYYMLPYLPVLLLPVVVGAGWLARQPRWRPVLALLFVAQPVLAFVRIAPARWMGGAREVPVELFEPATRAALENAVPNDALCVVGPDESGCKYFYFLHKKGFGYNESAQLFQPFVGAQPYLANCIQRGARYLYTNDTTLVASPQLQPYLRRVIKRVGDFQVVELQSAGTQSDSSAIR, encoded by the coding sequence ATGAAATTACCTCTCCTGGATGGCCACTCCGTGCCGCGCTGGTTTTGGCCGCTGCTGCTGGGCCTGAACCTGCTGCTGCACGCGCCGTTTTTCAATCAGCCGCCCAACAGCGTGCACGTGTGGCGGCAAAGCAACACGATGGCCGTGGCCCGCAACCTCTACGAGGAGGACATGAACCTGCTGCGCCCCCGCGTCGACCGGCGCAACGAGTCGGATGGCGTCACGGGCATGCAGTTTCCGAGCTACGAGTGGCTGGTGGCCGTCGGCTACAAGGCCCTGGGCTTCCACGAGGCCATTCCGCGGGTAGTCACCTGGCTGATCTTCGCGGCCGGCGTGGTGGCGTTTTTCGGGTTGGTGCGCCTGCTGACGGGCTCCCGCTGGCTGGCGGCCGTGGGCGCGTGGGGACTGAGCTGGAGCCCGGAGCTGTTCTACCATTCCATCAACGCCCTGCCCGATATTCTGGCGCTGTCGGCCTCCATTGCCGGGCTGTATTTCTTTCTGCGCTGGTATCAAGGGCGGGCCGGCATCCATTTCTGGCTGAGCCTCGGGCTGACGACCCTGGCCGGCATGACCAAGCTGCAGTACCTGGTCGTCGGGTTTCCCATTGCCGTGCTCATTCTGCGCGACCTGTGGCAGCGCCGCCTCTCGTGGCGGCGCGACGCGGCCCCGCTGGTGCTGTTTGCCCTCGTTGCGGTGGGCTGCACGCTGGCCTGGTACGCCTACGCCGTGCGCCTGATTGAAACCTCCGGCCTGGCCGACTTCGGCCTGGAGCTGCGCCCCGCCACCGACCTGGGCGTGGCCATCAAGACATTGACCCACAACATTATTTCGGATATTCCGGAGCTGCTGATCAACTACGGCAACTTCGCGCTGTTGCTCATCGGGCTGTTTGCCATCGGGCGGGGCCGCTACTACCGCAGCGCCTGGTTTGGGCCGGTGCTGGTGTGGGCCCTGGCACTGCTGGCCTACCACCTGATTGAGCTGCGGCAGATGAGCGTGCACCAGTACTACATGCTGCCCTACCTGCCGGTGCTGCTGCTGCCCGTCGTGGTTGGGGCCGGCTGGCTGGCCCGGCAGCCCCGGTGGCGGCCGGTGCTGGCGCTGCTGTTCGTGGCCCAGCCCGTGCTGGCCTTCGTCCGGATTGCGCCGGCCCGCTGGATGGGCGGGGCCCGCGAGGTGCCCGTTGAGCTGTTTGAACCCGCTACCCGCGCCGCGCTGGAAAACGCCGTGCCCAACGACGCGCTGTGCGTGGTCGGCCCCGACGAATCGGGCTGCAAGTACTTCTACTTCCTGCACAAGAAAGGCTTCGGCTACAACGAAAGCGCCCAGCTGTTTCAGCCTTTCGTGGGCGCCCAGCCCTATTTGGCCAACTGCATTCAGCGCGGGGCGCGCTACCTCTACACCAACGATACCACGCTGGTCGCCAGCCCGCAGCTGCAACCCTATCTGCGCCGGGTTATCAAACGGGTCGGCGACTTTCAGGTGGTGGAACTACAATCTGCTGGTACTCAATCCGATTCTTCCGCTATTCGCTAA